One window of Brachionichthys hirsutus isolate HB-005 chromosome 21, CSIRO-AGI_Bhir_v1, whole genome shotgun sequence genomic DNA carries:
- the minpp1b gene encoding multiple inositol polyphosphate phosphatase 1b, whose product MDGQLVTKGREELRQLARRLSVLFPALLSEENRSRISLRSSSKHRCVSSVEAFQEGLWRRPEYRHQVDDELMRYFDFCRGFVEGVEKNRSALREVDRFKHGDEMDAVRRRTAEKLGLPPQRLTPDLLQAAFFLCSYELSIKSVHSPWCFLFDEDDAKVLEYQCDLKQYWKRSHGHVISSLSSCPLFHHIFRTLDKAGRPRRSTDPPPEPASILVGHAETLIPLLSLLGLYKDQTPPTSDNYRSQFGRSFRSSLIAPYAANLLFVLYDCQRGPRLQMLLNEAPVRFPGLEPEDAPLYRDVRATYRHLLDGCDFHKECEGRAGRRGPNTEL is encoded by the exons ATGGACG gccaGCTGGTGACGAAGGGCAGGGAGGAGCTCCGGCAGCTGGCGCGGCGTCTGTCCGTCCTGTTCCCGGCGCTGCTGTCGGAGGAGAACCGGTCCAGGATCTCCCTGAGGAGCAGCTCCAAGCACCGCTGCGTGAGCAGCGTGGAGGCGTTCCAGGAAGGCCTGTGGAGGCGCCCAG AGTACCGGCACCAGGTGGACGACGAGCTAATGCGCTACTTCGACTTCTGCCGCGGGTTCGTGGAGGGCGTGGAGAAGAACCGCAGCGCCCTGCGGGAGGTGGACAGGTTCAAGCACGGGGACGAGATGGACgccgtgaggaggaggacggccgAGAAGCTGGGCCTTCCTCCTCAGCGCCTCACGCCGG ATCTGCTCCAAGCCGCCTTCTTCTTGTGTTCCTACGAGCTGTCCATCAAGTCTGTCCACTCGCCgtggtgcttcctgtttgacgAGGACGACGCCAAG GTTCTGGAGTACCAGTGTGACCTGAAGCAGTACTGGAAGCGGTCTCATGGTCACGTGATCAGCAGTCTGTCCAGCTGTCCTCTGTTCCACCACATCTTCAGGACGCTGGACAAGGCGGGGCGCCCCCGCAG gtccaccgaccccccccctgaGCCGGCCTCCATCCTGGTGGGTCACGCCGAGACGCTcatccccctcctctctctgctggGACTCTACAAGGACCAGACTCCGCCCACATCCGACAACTACCGCTCACAGTTCG GGCGGAGCTTCCGGTCCAGCCTCATCGCGCCGTACGCCGCCAACCTCCTCTTCGTCCTGTACGACTGTCAGCGAGGCCCGCGGCTGCAGATGCTGCTCAACGAAGCCCCGGTTCGGTTCCCGGGCCTGGAACCGGAGGACGCCCCCCTGTACCGGGACGTCCGGGCTAcgtaccgccacctgctggacggCTGCGACTTCCACAAGGAGTGTGAGGGCCGGGCCGGGAGGCGTGGCCCCAACACGGAACTGTGA